The following are from one region of the Mycetohabitans rhizoxinica HKI 454 genome:
- the trpA gene encoding tryptophan synthase subunit alpha: protein MSRIKTKFAALTRDRRKGLIPFMTAGDPDPARTVEFMHALAAGGADVIELGVPFSDPMADGPVIQRSSERALARGITLRRVLDDVRVFRERDRDTPVVLMGYANPIERMGREAFGAAAREAGVDGVLVVDYPPEEAAEFADTMRGYGIDPIFLLAPTSTDERIAAVGRVASGYVYYVSLRGVTGAANLDVSSIAGKMPAIKARVPLPIGVGFGIRDAATARAIAEVSDAVVIGSRIVQLLEQTPGQDAAHVLKAFVAEVRHALDHAV, encoded by the coding sequence ATGTCCCGAATTAAAACGAAGTTTGCGGCGCTGACCCGCGATCGACGCAAGGGCCTGATTCCATTCATGACCGCGGGCGACCCGGATCCGGCGCGCACCGTCGAGTTCATGCACGCGCTGGCCGCTGGCGGCGCCGACGTGATCGAGCTGGGTGTGCCATTCTCGGACCCGATGGCCGATGGCCCCGTGATTCAGCGCTCGTCCGAGCGGGCACTGGCGCGCGGCATCACGCTGCGGCGCGTGCTCGACGACGTGCGCGTGTTTCGCGAGCGCGACCGTGACACACCCGTGGTGCTGATGGGATACGCGAACCCGATCGAGCGGATGGGGCGCGAGGCGTTCGGCGCCGCGGCGCGCGAGGCCGGTGTCGATGGTGTGCTGGTGGTTGACTACCCGCCCGAGGAAGCGGCTGAATTCGCCGATACCATGCGTGGCTACGGCATCGATCCGATCTTCCTGCTCGCGCCGACGTCCACCGACGAGCGCATTGCCGCGGTGGGACGCGTGGCGAGCGGCTATGTCTATTATGTGTCGCTCAGGGGCGTGACCGGTGCGGCAAATCTCGACGTTTCCAGCATCGCAGGTAAAATGCCAGCCATCAAGGCGCGAGTGCCTTTGCCGATTGGAGTCGGCTTTGGTATTCGCGATGCCGCCACGGCCCGTGCAATCGCCGAGGTCAGCGACGCGGTCGTGATCGGCAGCCGCATTGTCCAACTGCTCGAGCAGACGCCCGGGCAGGACGCCGCGCACGTGCTCAAGGCGTTTGTTGCCGAGGTGCGGCACGCGCTGGACCACGCGGTCTGA
- the trpB gene encoding tryptophan synthase subunit beta: MYNLPDERGHFGPYGGVFVAETLVHALAELRDAYDQYRQDPEFVAEYARELKHFVGRPSPIYHARRWSELLGGAQIYLKREDLNHTGAHKVNNVIGQALLARRMGKPRVIAETGAGQHGVATATIAARLGMECVVYMGAEDVRRQAANVYRMKLLGASVVPVDSGSRTLKDALNEAMRDWVTNVENTFYIIGTVAGPHPYPLMVRDFQRVIGDECRVQMPELVGRQPDAVIACVGGGSNAMGIFYPYIDDTAVQLIGVEAAGDGLDTGRHAASLIGGTPGVLHGNRTYLLQDENGQIIDTHSVSAGLDYPGVGPEHAWLRDTGRAQYVGITDDEALKAFHDCCRIEGIIPALESSHALAYAAKLAPSLARDKLLLVNLSGRGDKDMHTVAERAGIAF, translated from the coding sequence ATGTACAATTTGCCTGATGAACGTGGCCACTTCGGCCCTTATGGTGGCGTGTTCGTCGCCGAAACCCTAGTTCATGCGCTCGCCGAGCTGCGCGACGCGTACGACCAATACCGGCAGGATCCCGAGTTCGTCGCCGAATATGCGCGCGAGCTTAAGCATTTCGTCGGCCGTCCGTCGCCGATCTACCACGCACGGCGTTGGAGCGAGCTGCTCGGCGGCGCGCAGATCTACTTGAAGCGCGAGGACTTGAATCACACTGGCGCGCACAAGGTCAACAACGTGATCGGTCAGGCGTTGCTGGCGCGCCGCATGGGCAAGCCGCGCGTCATCGCGGAGACGGGCGCCGGCCAGCACGGCGTGGCCACGGCGACAATCGCCGCGCGCCTTGGCATGGAATGTGTGGTGTACATGGGCGCCGAGGATGTGCGCCGGCAGGCGGCGAACGTTTATCGGATGAAGCTGCTGGGGGCGAGCGTCGTGCCGGTCGACTCGGGCTCGCGCACGCTGAAGGACGCGCTCAACGAAGCGATGCGCGACTGGGTCACGAATGTCGAGAACACGTTCTATATCATCGGCACCGTGGCCGGTCCCCATCCATATCCGCTGATGGTGCGTGACTTTCAGCGCGTGATCGGCGACGAGTGTCGGGTGCAGATGCCCGAGCTAGTCGGCCGCCAGCCGGATGCGGTGATTGCGTGCGTGGGGGGCGGCTCGAATGCGATGGGCATTTTCTATCCCTACATCGACGACACGGCGGTGCAATTAATCGGCGTGGAGGCGGCCGGCGATGGACTGGACACCGGCCGGCACGCGGCATCGCTGATCGGCGGCACGCCCGGCGTACTGCATGGCAACCGCACCTATCTATTGCAAGACGAGAACGGGCAGATCATCGATACGCATTCGGTCTCGGCGGGGCTGGACTATCCAGGGGTCGGGCCGGAGCATGCGTGGCTGCGCGATACTGGCCGCGCACAGTACGTCGGGATTACCGATGATGAGGCGCTGAAGGCGTTTCATGACTGCTGCCGCATCGAGGGCATCATTCCCGCGCTCGAGTCCAGCCACGCGCTTGCGTATGCAGCGAAGCTTGCACCGAGCCTGGCGCGCGACAAGCTGCTGCTGGTGAACCTGTCGGGCCGTGGCGACAAAGATATGCATACGGTGGCCGAGCGCGCCGGTATCGCGTTTTGA
- a CDS encoding DNA-methyltransferase: MRDDELSERAGPDDDCGALAGGGCDFALALDALQPRAIPPGIALRNCDFLTDVGSLADQSIDLILADPPYGLGKDYGNDSDKRNGQDFIAWTCRWLELAIPKLKPSGSLYVFCTWQYAPEIFCFLKRRLTMINEIIWDRRVPSMGGTTRRFTSVHDNIGFFAVSKDYYFDLDPVRIPYDPVTKKARSRRIFEGSKWLELGYNPKDVWSVSRLHRQHAERVAHPTQKPLEIIERMVLSSCPPGGLVLDPFMGSGTTAVACARHQRRFVGYEINPEYCALARRRLAALEAGRATLDETLPHVPN; this comes from the coding sequence ATGCGCGACGACGAACTCAGCGAACGAGCCGGACCCGACGATGATTGCGGCGCGCTGGCCGGCGGCGGGTGCGACTTCGCGCTGGCGCTCGACGCGCTGCAGCCGCGCGCCATCCCGCCGGGGATAGCGTTGCGCAATTGCGATTTCCTCACCGACGTGGGCAGCCTGGCTGACCAGTCGATCGACCTGATTCTGGCCGACCCGCCATACGGGCTGGGCAAGGACTATGGCAACGATTCGGACAAGCGCAACGGCCAGGATTTCATCGCGTGGACCTGCCGCTGGCTCGAATTGGCAATTCCGAAGCTCAAGCCGAGCGGCTCGCTGTATGTATTCTGCACGTGGCAATACGCGCCGGAGATCTTCTGCTTCTTGAAGCGCCGGCTCACGATGATCAACGAGATTATCTGGGACCGGCGCGTGCCGAGCATGGGTGGCACGACGCGCCGGTTCACGTCGGTGCACGACAACATTGGTTTTTTCGCGGTGTCGAAGGACTATTACTTCGACCTGGACCCGGTGCGTATTCCGTACGATCCTGTCACGAAGAAGGCCCGCTCGCGGCGCATTTTCGAAGGCAGCAAATGGCTCGAGCTCGGCTACAACCCGAAGGACGTCTGGTCGGTGTCGCGCTTGCACCGCCAGCATGCCGAGCGCGTTGCGCATCCGACGCAAAAGCCGCTGGAGATCATCGAGCGAATGGTGCTGTCCAGTTGCCCGCCGGGCGGTCTGGTGCTCGATCCGTTCATGGGCAGCGGCACCACCGCGGTGGCCTGCGCGCGGCACCAGCGTCGCTTTGTCGGCTACGAGATTAACCCTGAATACTGCGCGCTTGCTCGCCGGCGATTGGCTGCGCTCGAGGCAGGCCGTGCGACTTTAGACGAGACTTTACCCCATGTCCCGAATTAA
- the folC gene encoding bifunctional tetrahydrofolate synthase/dihydrofolate synthase — protein MTVFATLQDWLAHLETAHPVGIDMGLARIGRVKAALGLQFNCPVITVGGTNGKGSTCAILEAILLRAGYHVGCHTSPHLLEFNERARVDGRNAPDDELLPHFEAVEAARLSLPEPVSLTYFEFTTLAIMRLFVSLQLDAVILEVGLGGRLDAVNIIDADCAVITSVDLDHQHYLGDTREQIGREKAGIFRPGKPAIVGDPLPPHSVVEHAEAIGADLWLFNRDFHYEGHAGSERQQWSYRGRTLKRAALAYPALRGANQLLNTAAALAALEALRERLPVSAQDIRLGLANVELPGRFQVLPGKPAIVLDVAHNPHAAAVLAQNLGNMGYFPYTYAVFGAMADKDIAGVLARLKGEVDHWCVTELPTTRAARALDIEQTLETLGVARGDPDAPSDASIRQFANPQLAYQDALSRASENDRIVVFGSFYTVAGVMAYRKMQHH, from the coding sequence ATGACTGTTTTCGCAACGCTTCAGGATTGGCTCGCGCATCTAGAAACCGCCCATCCGGTTGGCATCGACATGGGGTTGGCGCGCATTGGACGCGTGAAGGCGGCGCTCGGCCTGCAGTTCAACTGCCCGGTGATCACGGTGGGCGGCACCAACGGCAAGGGATCGACGTGCGCGATTCTGGAAGCGATTCTGCTGCGTGCCGGCTATCACGTCGGGTGCCACACGTCGCCACACCTGCTCGAGTTCAACGAACGTGCGCGCGTGGACGGCCGCAATGCGCCCGATGACGAACTGCTGCCGCATTTCGAAGCGGTCGAGGCTGCACGGTTGTCGTTGCCCGAGCCGGTGTCGCTGACCTACTTCGAGTTCACGACGCTGGCGATCATGCGCTTGTTCGTATCCCTCCAGCTTGATGCGGTGATTTTGGAGGTCGGCCTGGGCGGCCGGCTCGACGCGGTGAATATCATCGATGCCGATTGTGCGGTTATCACCAGCGTCGATCTGGACCACCAGCATTACCTGGGCGACACGCGGGAGCAGATCGGCCGCGAGAAGGCGGGGATCTTTCGTCCCGGCAAGCCGGCGATCGTCGGCGATCCGCTGCCGCCGCATAGCGTGGTCGAGCATGCCGAGGCGATCGGCGCCGACCTGTGGCTGTTCAACCGCGACTTTCATTACGAGGGTCATGCCGGCAGCGAGCGGCAGCAATGGAGCTACCGCGGCCGCACGCTAAAACGCGCGGCGCTGGCCTATCCGGCGCTGCGCGGCGCAAACCAGTTGCTCAATACCGCGGCGGCGCTCGCTGCACTCGAGGCGCTGCGCGAGCGTCTGCCGGTCAGCGCGCAGGATATCCGGCTCGGGCTGGCCAACGTCGAGCTGCCCGGGCGCTTCCAGGTGCTGCCCGGCAAACCGGCGATCGTGCTGGATGTCGCGCACAATCCTCACGCGGCCGCGGTGTTGGCACAGAATCTGGGCAACATGGGTTATTTCCCGTACACCTATGCGGTGTTCGGCGCGATGGCCGACAAGGATATCGCCGGCGTGCTCGCACGCTTGAAAGGCGAGGTCGATCATTGGTGCGTGACTGAATTGCCCACGACGCGCGCGGCCCGTGCGCTCGACATCGAACAGACATTAGAGACGCTAGGTGTGGCGCGCGGCGACCCCGACGCGCCCTCGGACGCGTCGATCCGGCAGTTCGCGAATCCGCAGCTTGCCTATCAGGATGCCCTCAGCCGGGCGTCCGAAAATGATAGAATCGTGGTTTTCGGCAGTTTCTATACGGTAGCCGGCGTGATGGCCTATCGTAAGATGCAGCATCATTGA
- the accD gene encoding acetyl-CoA carboxylase, carboxyltransferase subunit beta: MSWLDKLLPPKIKQTDPRSRKSIPEGLWVKCPNCEAVLYRNDVQANLHVCPKCDHHMRIGARERLDVLLDPEGRYEIGQEIVPVDALKFKDSRKYPDRLKDAMDDTGETDAMVVMGGAIHTLPVVVACFEFAFMGGSMGSVVGERFVRGAKNALEQQVPFICFAASGGARMQESVLSLMQMAKTTAMLTKLSEAKLPFISVLTDPTMGGVSASFAFLGDVVIAEPRALIGFAGPRVIEQTVREKLPEGFQRSEFLLQKGAIDMIVDRRKMREEIARLIALLTHQPADAVA, translated from the coding sequence ATGAGTTGGCTGGATAAACTGCTGCCGCCGAAGATCAAGCAAACGGATCCGCGCAGCCGCAAGAGCATTCCGGAAGGACTGTGGGTCAAGTGCCCGAACTGCGAGGCGGTGCTTTACCGCAATGATGTGCAGGCCAACCTGCACGTGTGTCCGAAGTGCGATCACCATATGCGGATTGGTGCGCGCGAGCGCTTGGACGTGTTGCTCGATCCGGAGGGCCGCTATGAAATCGGCCAGGAGATCGTGCCGGTCGACGCGCTGAAGTTCAAGGACAGCCGTAAATACCCGGATCGGCTCAAGGACGCGATGGACGATACCGGCGAGACCGACGCGATGGTCGTGATGGGCGGTGCGATTCACACGTTGCCGGTGGTGGTCGCCTGCTTCGAGTTCGCGTTCATGGGCGGCTCGATGGGCTCGGTCGTTGGCGAGCGCTTCGTGCGCGGGGCGAAGAACGCGCTCGAGCAGCAAGTCCCGTTTATTTGCTTTGCCGCATCGGGCGGCGCGCGGATGCAAGAAAGCGTGCTATCGCTGATGCAGATGGCCAAGACCACGGCGATGCTCACAAAGCTTTCCGAGGCCAAGCTGCCGTTCATCTCGGTGCTGACTGACCCGACGATGGGCGGCGTGTCGGCCAGCTTCGCGTTCTTGGGCGACGTCGTGATTGCCGAGCCCCGCGCGCTGATCGGCTTTGCCGGTCCGCGCGTGATCGAGCAGACCGTGCGCGAAAAACTGCCGGAGGGCTTTCAGCGTTCGGAATTCCTGCTGCAAAAAGGTGCGATCGACATGATCGTGGATCGGCGCAAGATGCGCGAGGAAATCGCCCGGCTGATCGCGCTGTTGACGCACCAGCCGGCGGACGCGGTCGCGTGA